The DNA window GAGAGCGGGAAGCTACAAAGTGAGGGTTGGTACAAAGCTGGAAAGAAGAATCAATATTGGATATCATATTACTCAAACGGAAACATGTCATCGGCTGGAAACTACGTAAATGGTACTCGATCTGGATGGTGGAAAGAGTTTGGTGAAGACGGACAAATTCGTAAAGAATCAAGGATCGAACAAGACGAAAATCATGGGTATTATAAAGAATATGCTATGGGCGTGCTTGTAAAAGAAGGCATGTTGATTCATGGTTTACCTTGGGGTACATGGAAACATTATGATTCTCAGGGTGAAATAGAACGTATTCGGACATTTGAATAATGGAAGGTGTTTACGTAATAATACCAGCTTTTAACGAAGAAAATTCTATCGGATTAGTACTTGCAGATTTGCCCAGCTTTGTGGCAGAAGTAATTGTAGTAGATAATAACTCAACGGATAGTACGCATAGTGTGGCTAAAGAGAATGGAGCTACAGTTCTTCTTGAGAAACAAAAGGGTTATGGTGCAGCTTGCCTTAAAGGAATTCATTACTTAAATAAAAACCGATCGGAAGAGTGTAAAGTAGTTGCGTTTATTGATGCTGACTATTCAGATCACCCCAATGAACTGGGGTTGTTATTAGAGGAAATTGAAAACGGCAAGGATATAGTTATTGGAAATCGAGTGAAATCAAAAAGGGAAGAAGGGGCGATGATGCCACAACAATTGTTTGGAAACTGGTTGGCTACGTTTTTAATTCAAATAATATATGGCGTTAGGCATGCCGACTTGGGTCCATTTCGCGCCATTAGATACAAGAAGCTGTTGGAGCTTAATATGGTGGATAAAACCTTCGGCTGGACAGTTGAGATGCAAGTGAAAGCGATAAAGCAAAAATTGAATTATGCTGGTGTGTCGGTGAGCTATCGGAAAAGAGTTGGAGTGTCGAAAATATCGGGAACCATATATGGTACCGTTATGGCAGGCTATAAGATAATATCAACTCTAATTAAACTGAGATGAGTTTCGGGTTATTTTGCTTTGTAGTTTATGTTTTAGCATTGTTGTTTATTTTCATCTACAGTTTAATGCAGGCTAACTTGGTGTATAACTACACGAAAGAGAAGAATTGCACAGATAGCATTTCTGTATTGAATGAAGACAACTTGCCAATTGTAACTATACAGCTTCCAATATATAACGAGCAATATGTTATAGAACGTTTAATGGATTGTATCTCGAATTTTGATTACCCAAAAGAGTTGTTGGAAATTCAAGTACTCGATGATTCAACAGATATTACAAGAGAGATCGTTGCAGAAAAAGTTAGACAGTTAAAAGACGAAGGCTTTTGGATAGATCATATTCATCGAACGGATAGATCGGGATATAAAGCTGGTGCCTTAAGTGAAGGGTTGAAAATTTCGCAGGGTAAGTTTGTCGCAATATTCGATGCAGACTTTACGCCTAAAGAAAATTTTATTCGGAAAACGTTGGAGCGATTTACGTCGGATGATGTAGGAATGGTGCAAACGAAATGGGGATATATCAATCAGGATTATTCTTTGTTAACCAAATTGCAGGCTTTTGGTTTAGACGGGCATTTTACAATTGAGCAAACAGGAAGAAGTAAAGGAGGACACTTTATTAACTTTAATGGGACAGCTGGCATGTGGCGAAAATCATGTATCGAAGATGCAGGAGGGTGGAAGTGCGATACGCTTACTGAAGATTTGGATTTAAGTTATAATGCGCAGTTAAAAGGATGGCGATTCGTTTACCTCGAGCACTTCGATTCTCCAAGTGAGTTACCAGTAGCAATGGCTTCTTTAAAGTCTCAGCAATATAGATGGACAAAAGGTGCTGCCGAAAATGCGAAGAAACATCTAATTAGAGTATTTAGGTCTAACTTGGGTTTCAGAACAAAATTGCATGCGTTGTTTCATTTAATGAATAGCTTCATTTTTATATGTGTACTCTGTTCTGCTTTTGTTTCAATTCCTCTTTTGTTCTTTAAATCGAATCATCAAGAATTTACCATATTCTTTAATGCAGCCTCCGTATTGTTGGTTAGTTTCTTAATTCTTATTGTATTTTACTGGGCAGCATTTAGTGGACAGTTTCAGTCAAAGCGAGTAGCGTTTAAGAAATTTATTTTTTTATTTCCTGCCTATTTGTCCATATCCATGGGATTGTCTTTGCATAATTCCATAGCGGTAGTAGAGGCATGGCTTGGCAGGAAAACACCATTTGTGCGCACGCCTAAGTATAACCTAAATGACGAACGAACAGATTGGAAAACGAATACGTATTTTGTTAGAAGACCCAATGCATTAACGTTAATAGAGGGGGCATTGGCCATTTATTTTGCATATGGTATTTCTGTCGCTTTTAAATTGAACGATTATGGTTTATTACCTTTTCATCTAATGCTCACCTTCGGTTTTGGTGCAATCTTCTTTTATTCTTTGAAGCAATCATGGTTAATGAAATAGGCTTGAACCGTTATTTAAGGTTGGGGATATTGGCCATTAGTTTATTGGCATTTAACTACATATCCTTCTTCACTCCACGAGAAGAATTTTATTTATTGATTTCGATCTATGCTTTGCTGTTTGGCGCATACATATATCTCGTAAAAACTTGTTACGAATGGGGAGAGATAAGGCTATTATTGATTTCAGCTTTGTTGTTTCGTGTTTCATTAATTTGGCTCATCCCTAATTTGTCAGACGATTTCTATCGATTTATTTGGGATGGACGATTGTTGGTTGCCGGGGAGAATCCGTTTCAATATTTGCCTTCTGAGATTTTTGGTAGTTCTGGACTAGATCAAATATTGTTTAACAGTCTTAACTCTCCCAACTATTTTTCGGTGTATCCTCCAGTACATCAATTAGTATTTGGAGTAGCCTCATACCTATGTCCTAATTCTATTGAAGGAGTTATTACAGTAATGCGGCTATTTGTAATTGCTGCTGATATAGGGATAGTCTGGTTAGGTATTAAAATATTGGATTACCTGGGGATGCCGATTAGTAATATATTGTGGTATGCATTAAATCCACTTGTTATTCTAGAGCTTACTGGTAACCTTCATTTTGAGGGGATTATGCTATTCTTTGTGATGTTGGCTTTCTATCTCTTGATAAGGAATAAGTTAGCGGTCGCGGCCTTTGCATTTGGACTGTCAGTTTCTACCAAGTTACTACCTCTAATGTTTATACCTGTTTTACTCAATTACCTTGGCGTAAAGAAAGGGGGCATCTTCGTAGCGATAGTTGGGGGAGTAGTCGCAATATCTTTTGCACCTTTCATAAGCATGGAGATGATATTGAATATGTCATCTAGCATTGATTTGTATTTTCAGAAATTCGAATTTAATGCGAGTCTTTATTATTTAGTAAGCGGAGTCTATAAGTGGATCGTGGGTTATAACATGATTTCTATTGTGGGGCCATGCCTTTCATTTGTTTCAATGATAATGATAGTATGGTTGAGCTTTAGGAAAAGGATAACTGAAATGTTGTCTTTGTATTGGGTAATGCTTCTATGTTCGACCTGCCACCTTCTTTTTTCTACAACGGTTCACCCATGGTATTTAGTAATGTTAGTATTGATAAGTTGCTTCACACGATTTATATTTCCCATTGTATGGTCTGTCGTAATCTTTGTTTCGTATTTCGCTTATAGTACGGTTGATTACTCGGAGAGTGTGCCGTTACTAGTCTTT is part of the Flavobacteriales bacterium genome and encodes:
- a CDS encoding glycosyltransferase; this encodes MSFGLFCFVVYVLALLFIFIYSLMQANLVYNYTKEKNCTDSISVLNEDNLPIVTIQLPIYNEQYVIERLMDCISNFDYPKELLEIQVLDDSTDITREIVAEKVRQLKDEGFWIDHIHRTDRSGYKAGALSEGLKISQGKFVAIFDADFTPKENFIRKTLERFTSDDVGMVQTKWGYINQDYSLLTKLQAFGLDGHFTIEQTGRSKGGHFINFNGTAGMWRKSCIEDAGGWKCDTLTEDLDLSYNAQLKGWRFVYLEHFDSPSELPVAMASLKSQQYRWTKGAAENAKKHLIRVFRSNLGFRTKLHALFHLMNSFIFICVLCSAFVSIPLLFFKSNHQEFTIFFNAASVLLVSFLILIVFYWAAFSGQFQSKRVAFKKFIFLFPAYLSISMGLSLHNSIAVVEAWLGRKTPFVRTPKYNLNDERTDWKTNTYFVRRPNALTLIEGALAIYFAYGISVAFKLNDYGLLPFHLMLTFGFGAIFFYSLKQSWLMK
- a CDS encoding DUF2029 domain-containing protein, whose translation is MAISLLAFNYISFFTPREEFYLLISIYALLFGAYIYLVKTCYEWGEIRLLLISALLFRVSLIWLIPNLSDDFYRFIWDGRLLVAGENPFQYLPSEIFGSSGLDQILFNSLNSPNYFSVYPPVHQLVFGVASYLCPNSIEGVITVMRLFVIAADIGIVWLGIKILDYLGMPISNILWYALNPLVILELTGNLHFEGIMLFFVMLAFYLLIRNKLAVAAFAFGLSVSTKLLPLMFIPVLLNYLGVKKGGIFVAIVGGVVAISFAPFISMEMILNMSSSIDLYFQKFEFNASLYYLVSGVYKWIVGYNMISIVGPCLSFVSMIMIVWLSFRKRITEMLSLYWVMLLCSTCHLLFSTTVHPWYLVMLVLISCFTRFIFPIVWSVVIFVSYFAYSTVDYSESVPLLVFEYLTVVLAMAYDFKFRYVQEA
- a CDS encoding glycosyltransferase family 2 protein → MEGVYVIIPAFNEENSIGLVLADLPSFVAEVIVVDNNSTDSTHSVAKENGATVLLEKQKGYGAACLKGIHYLNKNRSEECKVVAFIDADYSDHPNELGLLLEEIENGKDIVIGNRVKSKREEGAMMPQQLFGNWLATFLIQIIYGVRHADLGPFRAIRYKKLLELNMVDKTFGWTVEMQVKAIKQKLNYAGVSVSYRKRVGVSKISGTIYGTVMAGYKIISTLIKLR